The genome window CGGTTTTTTGCAGAGTAAGAGAGGGATAAGCGGAGGATATTTTTTGGCCAGGCCGCCGGATATAATTAAATTAGGCGAAATAATTCGTTTAATTGACGGGCCGCTTGCTCCTTTGGCTTGTGTCAGCAGTTCGGCGCATGTCCAGTGCGAGAAAGAAGCCTCATGCGGATTAAGGAGCGTTATGTTTGACGTAAAAAACGCCGTTTCGGAAATATTGGATCATATAACTTTGACTGATGTTTGTAAAAGAATAAAAGGTATCGCCGATCGAAGAGTCGAGACATTAATGTATAACATATAAAATTTTTTGCGTAAAGGTCTGCTGAATAAACAGGCCATGTTAATCAATATTTAAAAGATGCCGCGAAAAAGTGTACCGCTATGAAATAAAAAGACTCACAGGAAATGATTGAGAAATAATTGTTCAAAAACAGGGATGAAATTTTATTGTGTAATATTTTATTTGTTCTGGGTGAATGCAGGATTTATATTGAAAATAGCCTTTTGGCGGATTTTTTTAGGAATGCGGATATCAAGCATTTTCTCCCAGAAATTCAGAACCCTGTCAAACCAAAGGCCTCTGCGGG of bacterium contains these proteins:
- a CDS encoding Rrf2 family transcriptional regulator; the encoded protein is MKISKKGEYAIRALINLALNYEKGVIQIHDIAKKEDIPIKFLEQILLNLKNAGFLQSKRGISGGYFLARPPDIIKLGEIIRLIDGPLAPLACVSSSAHVQCEKEASCGLRSVMFDVKNAVSEILDHITLTDVCKRIKGIADRRVETLMYNI